In a genomic window of Actinomycetota bacterium:
- a CDS encoding recombinase family protein, which translates to MSQSPSPQPIAALPEAFTKRAVIYLRVSTAKQVGTDDVDPDGYSIPAQRDACRRKAEALGAEIVEEFIDRGSSAKTADRPQFRRLISRVTTERDIDYVILDKIDRFARNRRDDANLLFELRQAGAELVSVKENIDETPAGVLLHGILATMAEWESRTNAARTLTAMTQKAKGGGTPGRAPVGYLNVPRRIDGREVRVVAVDPERASLVQWAFEAYATGQYTVRSLHEALTAKGLRTLPQGKGVPGPIPPSGVAKLLSNRYYLGYVSFRGVEYDGRHQPLVSSVLFDQVQEILRSRRTAGEKQRVHHHYLKGTVFCGRCGSRLCLTNAKGQYLYFFCLGRHQRRTDCQQPYLLAADVEASVERFYRHERLSDELQTVIRNGVLGELERQRQHSGPEIAWARRQVENLAAERRRLGRETVKGNIPGDLAREEHDRIDRELADAQRILAAAEAVSSHIEANLDRAVALLGRVDEIYRQGGPKIRRLSNQFLFEKLLIREREVADAVYREPWATLRSDQLVASLRENARNPGRRSVGQGSKMTLLAPPGGFEPPTHGLGNSLDVSRCAQGDAKRLVRALRSRRESRPAHSISCSRRATGWATLGPSTCGSKPGFDARDPRADGQLAPSRRRHAGSLRPRAPVPKPCVTPQSRVLPICPARARSVTCTVAVHGCPSTLVTWRRGPAAPSAHAHPCPGRGRCP; encoded by the coding sequence ATGAGCCAGTCACCGTCGCCCCAGCCGATCGCGGCCTTGCCGGAGGCCTTCACCAAACGGGCGGTCATCTACTTGCGCGTCTCCACCGCCAAGCAGGTTGGCACCGATGACGTCGACCCGGACGGCTACTCCATCCCTGCGCAGCGCGACGCCTGCCGGCGTAAGGCCGAGGCTCTCGGGGCTGAGATCGTCGAGGAGTTCATCGATCGCGGCTCCAGCGCCAAGACCGCTGACCGCCCGCAGTTCCGACGCCTGATCAGTCGGGTGACGACCGAGCGCGACATCGACTACGTCATCCTCGACAAGATCGACCGCTTTGCCCGCAACCGGCGCGACGACGCCAATCTGTTGTTCGAGTTGCGCCAGGCCGGCGCCGAGCTGGTCTCCGTCAAGGAGAACATCGACGAGACGCCGGCCGGCGTCCTGCTGCACGGCATCTTGGCCACGATGGCCGAGTGGGAGAGCCGCACTAACGCCGCCCGCACTCTGACGGCCATGACCCAGAAGGCCAAGGGTGGCGGTACACCAGGCCGCGCACCCGTCGGCTATCTCAACGTTCCCCGTCGCATCGACGGGCGCGAGGTCCGCGTGGTCGCCGTTGATCCTGAACGCGCTTCGCTGGTGCAGTGGGCGTTCGAGGCCTATGCCACGGGCCAGTACACAGTTCGGTCGCTGCACGAAGCTCTTACGGCCAAGGGCCTGCGTACCCTCCCGCAGGGGAAGGGCGTTCCCGGACCGATCCCGCCGAGCGGCGTCGCCAAGCTCCTCAGTAACCGCTACTACCTGGGCTACGTCTCCTTTCGAGGCGTTGAGTACGACGGCAGGCATCAGCCGCTGGTCTCGAGCGTGTTGTTTGACCAGGTGCAAGAGATCCTGCGCTCCCGCCGGACGGCCGGCGAGAAGCAACGGGTGCATCACCACTACCTCAAGGGCACCGTGTTCTGCGGCCGCTGTGGCAGCCGGCTGTGCCTGACCAATGCCAAGGGCCAATACCTCTACTTCTTCTGCCTCGGCCGCCACCAGCGCCGGACCGACTGCCAGCAGCCTTACCTGCTGGCCGCCGACGTCGAGGCATCTGTGGAACGCTTCTACCGCCACGAGCGTCTGTCCGACGAATTGCAGACCGTCATCCGAAACGGCGTCCTGGGGGAGCTGGAGCGACAGCGCCAGCACAGTGGCCCGGAGATCGCATGGGCCAGGCGGCAGGTCGAGAACCTGGCAGCCGAGCGGCGGAGGCTTGGCCGCGAGACCGTCAAGGGGAACATTCCGGGTGACCTCGCCCGGGAGGAGCACGATCGGATCGACCGTGAGCTTGCCGATGCCCAACGCATCCTCGCAGCGGCCGAAGCCGTGTCGTCCCACATCGAGGCCAATCTGGATCGGGCTGTCGCCCTGCTCGGCCGCGTTGATGAGATCTACCGGCAAGGCGGCCCCAAGATCCGCCGCCTGTCCAACCAGTTCTTGTTCGAGAAGCTGCTGATTCGGGAGCGCGAGGTCGCCGACGCCGTCTACCGCGAACCGTGGGCAACACTGCGGAGCGACCAGCTTGTCGCCAGTCTGAGGGAAAACGCACGAAACCCCGGCCGTCGTTCTGTTGGCCAGGGTTCGAAAATGACTCTCTTGGCGCCCCCGGGAGGATTCGAACCTCCGACGCACGGTCTAGGAAACTCGCTGGACGTGTCGCGTTGCGCGCAAGGAGACGCGAAAAGGCTGGTCAGAGCGTTGCGCTCGCGCAGGGAGTCCCGTCCTGCGCATTCGATTTCGTGCTCGAGACGGGCAACTGGATGGGCAACTCTTGGGCCATCGACGTGCGGGTCCAAGCCCGGGTTCGACGCCCGAGACCCGCGCGCGGACGGGCAGCTCGCGCCCTCGCGTCGCCGCCATGCAGGGTCGTTGCGCCCCAGAGCGCCGGTCCCGAAACCGTGCGTCACGCCGCAATCGAGGGTCTTGCCCATCTGCCCTGCGCGCGCGAGGTCTGTGACCTGCACCGTTGCGGTCCACGGCTGCCCATCCACTCTTGTCACGTGGCGGCGAGGACCAGCGGCGCCCAGCGCGCATGCCCATCCCTGCCCAGGCCGGGGTCGATGCCCGTGA